In a single window of the Streptomyces sp. NBC_00353 genome:
- a CDS encoding HpcH/HpaI aldolase/citrate lyase family protein — protein MTQPVNRLRPRRSCLAVPGSNPRFLEKAQGLPADQVFLDLEDACAPLAKEGARHHIVDALNNGDWTGKTRVVRVNDWTTHWTYRDVITVVEGAGQNLDCIMLPKVQDAQQVIALDLLLTQIEKTMGFEVGKIGIEAQIENAKGLVNIDDIAAASPRLETLIFGPADFMASINMKTLVVGQQPPGYGADAYHYILMRILMAARTHDLQAIDGPFLQIRDVDAYREVAGRAAALGFDGKWVLHPGQVDAANEVFSPSQEDYDHAELILDAYEWCTSEAGGKKGSAMLGDEMIDEASRKMALVIAGKGRAAGMQRTSKFEAPEA, from the coding sequence ATGACCCAGCCCGTGAACCGTCTGCGTCCGCGTCGCTCCTGCCTGGCTGTGCCGGGCTCGAACCCGCGGTTCCTGGAGAAGGCCCAGGGCCTCCCGGCCGACCAGGTCTTCCTGGACCTCGAGGACGCCTGCGCCCCGCTCGCCAAGGAGGGCGCCCGGCACCACATCGTCGACGCGCTGAACAACGGCGACTGGACGGGCAAGACCCGGGTCGTGCGCGTCAACGACTGGACGACGCACTGGACGTACCGCGATGTGATCACGGTGGTCGAGGGTGCCGGCCAGAACCTCGACTGCATCATGCTGCCGAAGGTCCAGGACGCCCAGCAGGTCATCGCCCTCGATCTGCTGCTCACCCAGATCGAGAAGACCATGGGCTTCGAGGTCGGGAAGATCGGCATCGAGGCACAGATCGAGAACGCCAAGGGCCTGGTGAACATCGACGACATCGCCGCCGCCTCGCCGCGCCTGGAGACGCTGATCTTCGGCCCGGCCGACTTCATGGCATCGATCAACATGAAGACCCTGGTCGTCGGCCAGCAGCCGCCCGGCTACGGCGCGGACGCGTACCACTACATCCTCATGCGCATCCTGATGGCGGCGCGTACGCACGACCTCCAGGCGATCGACGGTCCGTTCCTGCAGATCCGTGACGTGGACGCGTACCGCGAGGTCGCCGGCCGCGCGGCGGCACTCGGCTTCGACGGCAAGTGGGTGCTGCACCCCGGCCAGGTCGACGCGGCCAACGAGGTGTTCTCGCCGTCGCAGGAGGACTACGACCACGCCGAGCTGATCCTCGACGCGTACGAGTGGTGCACCTCGGAGGCGGGCGGCAAGAAGGGTTCGGCGATGCTCGGCGACGAAATGATCGACGAGGCGAGCCGGAAGATGGCCCTGGTCATCGCGGGCAAGGGCCGCGCGGCCGGTATGCAGCGCACCTCCAAGTTCGAAGCTCCGGAGGCCTGA
- a CDS encoding MaoC family dehydratase, with amino-acid sequence MQFGRTYEEFEVGAVYKHWPGKTVTEYDDHLFCLLTMNHHPLHMDSNYAEKTTDFGKNVVVGNYIYSLLLGMSVPDVSGKAIANLEVESLKHVAPTFHGDTIYGETTVLDKTPSKSKSDRGIVYVETKGYKQDGTLVCVFRRKVMVPTETYIKERGGEQPGRPELNQPSQKNVEK; translated from the coding sequence ATGCAGTTCGGACGCACCTATGAGGAGTTCGAGGTCGGTGCGGTGTACAAGCACTGGCCCGGAAAGACGGTCACGGAGTACGACGACCACCTTTTCTGTCTGCTCACCATGAATCATCACCCGCTGCACATGGACAGCAACTACGCGGAGAAGACGACCGATTTCGGCAAGAACGTTGTGGTCGGCAACTACATCTACTCGCTGTTGCTCGGCATGTCCGTCCCCGACGTGTCCGGAAAGGCGATCGCCAACCTGGAGGTCGAGTCGCTCAAGCATGTCGCGCCGACCTTCCACGGCGACACGATCTACGGCGAGACGACCGTCCTCGACAAGACTCCGTCAAAGTCCAAGAGTGACCGCGGAATCGTTTACGTGGAGACCAAGGGCTACAAGCAGGACGGAACACTCGTCTGCGTGTTCCGCCGCAAGGTGATGGTCCCCACCGAGACGTACATCAAGGAGCGCGGCGGCGAGCAGCCCGGCCGCCCGGAGCTGAACCAGCCTTCGCAGAAGAACGTGGAGAAGTAG
- a CDS encoding acyl-CoA dehydrogenase family protein, translating to MTRLAQTAGLNDIQQEILSTVRDFVDKEIIPVATQLEHRDEYPTEIVEGLKELGLFGLMIPEEYGGLGESLLTYALCVEEIARGWMSVSGIINTHFIVAYMLKQHGTQEQKDTFLPRMALGEVRGAFSMSEPALGSDVAAITSKGVRDGDEYVLNGQKMWLTNGGTSSLVAVLCRSDEGHPEGTAPHKSMTTFLVEKEPGFGEVRPGLTIPGKIDKMGYKGVDTTELIMDGLRIPANRVLGGTTGRGFYQMMDGVEVGRVNVAARGCGVAQRAFELGVSYAQQRHTFGKPIAQHQAIQFKLAEMATKVEAAHAMMVNAARKKDSGERNDLEAGMAKYLASEYCKEVVEDAFRIHGGYGFSKEYEIERLYREAPMLLIGEGTAEIQKMIIGRRLLEEYRFQG from the coding sequence ATGACGCGACTCGCCCAGACCGCCGGTCTGAACGACATCCAGCAGGAAATCCTCTCCACGGTCCGGGATTTCGTCGACAAGGAGATCATTCCGGTCGCGACCCAGCTGGAGCACCGCGACGAGTACCCGACGGAGATCGTCGAGGGGCTCAAGGAACTGGGCCTGTTCGGGCTGATGATCCCCGAGGAGTACGGGGGCCTGGGTGAGTCGCTTCTCACATACGCGCTCTGCGTGGAGGAAATCGCGCGCGGCTGGATGAGCGTGTCGGGAATCATCAACACGCACTTCATCGTGGCGTACATGCTCAAGCAGCACGGCACCCAGGAACAGAAGGACACGTTCCTGCCGCGGATGGCACTGGGCGAGGTCCGGGGCGCGTTCTCGATGTCCGAGCCGGCACTGGGCTCCGACGTCGCGGCGATCACCTCCAAGGGCGTCAGGGACGGCGACGAGTACGTCCTGAACGGCCAGAAGATGTGGCTGACGAACGGCGGTACGTCCTCGCTCGTCGCCGTGCTGTGCCGAAGTGACGAAGGCCACCCCGAGGGAACGGCCCCGCACAAGTCGATGACGACCTTCCTGGTGGAGAAGGAGCCGGGCTTCGGCGAGGTCCGGCCGGGGCTCACCATTCCCGGGAAGATCGACAAGATGGGTTACAAGGGCGTCGACACGACGGAACTCATCATGGACGGACTACGCATTCCGGCCAATCGTGTACTCGGCGGCACCACCGGCCGAGGGTTTTACCAAATGATGGACGGTGTCGAGGTCGGCCGGGTGAATGTGGCCGCGCGTGGTTGCGGCGTCGCACAGCGTGCATTCGAGCTGGGCGTCTCCTACGCTCAGCAGCGTCACACCTTCGGAAAGCCGATCGCCCAGCACCAGGCGATCCAGTTCAAGCTGGCCGAAATGGCCACCAAGGTCGAAGCGGCGCATGCAATGATGGTGAATGCAGCACGCAAAAAGGACTCCGGGGAACGAAACGACCTGGAGGCAGGGATGGCGAAGTACCTCGCCTCCGAATACTGCAAGGAAGTCGTCGAGGACGCCTTCCGCATCCACGGCGGTTACGGCTTCTCCAAGGAGTACGAGATCGAGCGCCTCTACCGGGAGGCCCCGATGCTGCTGATCGGTGAAGGTACCGCCGAAATCCAGAAAATGATCATTGGGCGCCGACTCCTCGAGGAGTACCGGTTCCAGGGCTGA
- a CDS encoding phosphatidylserine decarboxylase, whose amino-acid sequence MPDSQTSASRGGVRLARGASPWLLPTVATAALSLTRARKSGRWAAVAVPTTALAAGMLWFFRDPEREITQGRVISPADGVVQSIMPWKDGRTRVAIFMSPLNVHVNRAPLAGTVTSVEHIPGGFVPAFNKESENNERVVWHFDTELGDIEMVQIAGAVARRIVPYIPQGTKVEQGERIGLIRFGSRVDIYLPEGIDVAVEVGQATTAGVTRIDRD is encoded by the coding sequence ATGCCCGACAGCCAAACCTCTGCATCACGCGGCGGAGTCCGCCTTGCGCGCGGAGCTTCGCCGTGGCTCCTCCCGACCGTCGCCACCGCGGCGCTCAGCCTCACCCGGGCCCGCAAGTCCGGACGCTGGGCCGCCGTGGCCGTGCCCACCACCGCCCTCGCGGCGGGCATGCTGTGGTTCTTCCGCGACCCCGAGCGCGAGATCACCCAGGGCCGAGTCATCTCTCCGGCCGACGGTGTGGTGCAGAGCATCATGCCGTGGAAGGACGGGCGCACCCGCGTCGCGATCTTCATGAGCCCGTTGAATGTTCACGTCAACCGCGCGCCCCTGGCCGGCACGGTGACATCGGTCGAGCACATCCCCGGTGGGTTCGTCCCGGCGTTCAACAAGGAGAGCGAGAACAACGAGCGCGTTGTCTGGCACTTCGACACCGAGCTCGGTGACATCGAGATGGTGCAGATCGCGGGTGCGGTTGCCCGTCGCATCGTCCCGTACATCCCGCAGGGCACGAAGGTGGAGCAGGGCGAGCGCATCGGCCTGATCCGCTTCGGCTCCCGGGTCGACATCTACCTTCCGGAAGGTATCGATGTCGCGGTCGAGGTCGGCCAGGCCACCACCGCGGGGGTGACTCGAATTGACCGTGATTGA
- the pssA gene encoding CDP-diacylglycerol--serine O-phosphatidyltransferase: MTVIDPDTQAGWVPEAEAEDDVEDMPLSLRLSIADTLTLGNATCGFMAVYFTTTGILIPHLTGSDESGMARHSAATAVILMLLAAVFDLFDGLVARKLRSSPMGAELDNLSDLISFGLAPAYFVLVYGMVADDAHQRVSALAAIVVLLAVVLRLARFSCVTMKDGMFQGMPSPFGALTVVSIVLLELPFVPTLLAIVGVAWLMVSRVEYPKPRGVLAVAMLSWIVGAMGLLAAWAFDAPGGQLLLQTGCALQVVLGAVIPLFATARRVNTFRDNRREARAAQLP, encoded by the coding sequence TTGACCGTGATTGATCCCGACACACAGGCCGGCTGGGTGCCGGAGGCCGAGGCCGAGGACGACGTCGAGGACATGCCGCTCTCTCTGCGGCTGTCGATAGCGGACACCCTCACTCTCGGTAACGCCACGTGCGGTTTCATGGCGGTGTACTTCACCACCACGGGGATCCTCATCCCGCACCTCACGGGCAGCGACGAGAGCGGCATGGCCCGGCACTCCGCGGCCACCGCCGTGATCCTGATGCTCCTCGCCGCGGTCTTCGACCTCTTCGACGGGCTGGTGGCGCGCAAGCTCCGCAGCTCGCCGATGGGCGCGGAGCTGGACAACCTCTCGGACCTGATCAGCTTCGGCCTCGCCCCGGCGTACTTCGTACTCGTGTACGGCATGGTCGCGGACGACGCACACCAGAGGGTGTCGGCGCTCGCGGCGATCGTCGTGCTGCTGGCCGTGGTGCTGAGACTGGCCAGATTCTCCTGCGTGACCATGAAGGACGGCATGTTCCAGGGCATGCCGAGCCCCTTCGGAGCGCTCACGGTCGTCTCGATCGTCCTCCTGGAGCTGCCCTTCGTACCCACGCTGCTCGCGATCGTCGGAGTGGCGTGGCTGATGGTCAGCCGGGTCGAGTACCCGAAGCCGCGGGGTGTCCTCGCGGTGGCCATGCTCAGCTGGATCGTCGGCGCGATGGGACTGCTCGCCGCCTGGGCGTTCGACGCCCCCGGCGGTCAGCTGCTCCTGCAGACCGGCTGCGCGCTGCAGGTGGTCCTGGGAGCGGTCATCCCGCTCTTCGCGACGGCACGGCGGGTGAACACCTTCCGCGACAACCGACGCGAGGCACGGGCGGCTCAGCTGCCCTAG
- a CDS encoding SpoIIE family protein phosphatase, with the protein MTWYGATRHSPQDEGGTVPGAANGGRVPGELSLALAQAAVSAVESVGGYAGGVYLRSGNPEMLRLAVLAGLPGRLFRPWWRMHVNRPFPVCESYRSHRSIMLPDAEEAMRRFPQLMAGLPFPFGSLFVPIGGPERFGVLAVLRPATPGKPVSSAHRHSLEHVARQLGTDLAELAGEGTQVVWDGEPVPVQLPSAVAPSVRIGHFEWDLDTGAVDADAELCAILATDPAQFAGTIDALTALLAPEDVCGLCAVARRAAGSPGPVVRRLRLRGPDGRTNFLELSSRRTGPPGDGAAGRLTGFLVDLGAGAIVGEAADRLPRGIMSFDRLGRITYVNPLAEELLDRAGADLVGRVLWEVLPWFGHPAYDDHHRAALLSHDPVHFLARRDADDWLSVSLYPGRDGVTATLAATEPAYTPGSVVTPGVGLGSPADRASALYRPVALAIALTEAVTARQVSVVVTEELLPAFGGRQLAIYLLNERHLYLAWETGFPQGFLDRFDGVSLTAHLPGVETLTTGRPIFFESMQHLAAAYPGIPLDADVGARAFLPLIASGRPVGSCILGFDHPRGFTPEERTVLTALAGLIAQSLQRAQRYDTESALARGLQNALLPHRLPVLEHVDTAGRYLAGTQGMDIGGDWYDVVETERGLALIVGDVQGHGVAAAATMGQLRSAVRAFALSGHDPQEVVSGTNRLLIDLDPGQIASCCYVVLDPVTGRTQAVRAGHPQPLLRHPDHTTEVLDLPGGIVLGVAPRASYPVSDFLLDPGAILALFTDGLVEQAGADIDLGIERLRSTIERADVPSLADMADLVIREAKQESDRPDDIALLLAARWDPA; encoded by the coding sequence GTGACCTGGTACGGCGCTACCCGGCACAGTCCGCAGGATGAAGGCGGGACGGTGCCCGGGGCGGCGAACGGCGGCCGAGTGCCGGGCGAACTCTCGCTGGCGCTCGCGCAGGCCGCAGTGAGCGCGGTCGAGTCCGTCGGCGGGTACGCCGGCGGCGTATATCTACGCTCCGGGAACCCTGAGATGCTGCGGCTCGCGGTGCTCGCGGGGCTGCCGGGTCGGCTGTTCCGCCCCTGGTGGCGCATGCATGTGAACCGGCCCTTCCCGGTGTGTGAGTCCTACCGCTCGCACCGGTCGATCATGCTCCCCGATGCCGAGGAGGCCATGCGCCGCTTCCCGCAGCTGATGGCGGGCCTGCCGTTCCCGTTCGGGTCGCTGTTCGTGCCGATCGGCGGCCCCGAGAGGTTCGGGGTCCTGGCGGTGCTGCGCCCGGCCACCCCCGGGAAGCCGGTGTCGTCGGCCCACCGGCACAGTCTTGAGCACGTGGCCCGGCAGCTCGGCACCGACCTCGCGGAGCTGGCGGGCGAGGGCACCCAGGTCGTGTGGGACGGTGAGCCGGTACCCGTCCAGCTGCCCTCGGCCGTCGCACCATCGGTCAGGATCGGACACTTCGAGTGGGACCTCGACACGGGCGCCGTCGACGCGGACGCGGAGCTGTGCGCGATCCTCGCCACGGATCCCGCACAGTTCGCGGGCACCATCGACGCGCTGACGGCGCTGTTGGCCCCGGAGGACGTGTGCGGGCTGTGCGCCGTCGCCCGCCGGGCGGCCGGATCGCCCGGCCCGGTCGTACGCCGGTTGCGGCTGCGCGGCCCCGACGGCCGGACGAACTTCCTCGAACTCTCCAGCCGCCGGACCGGGCCGCCCGGTGACGGCGCGGCCGGTCGTCTCACCGGCTTCCTCGTCGACCTCGGCGCCGGAGCGATCGTCGGGGAGGCGGCCGACCGGCTGCCGCGCGGCATCATGTCGTTCGACCGGCTCGGACGGATCACCTACGTCAACCCTCTCGCGGAGGAGCTGCTCGACCGGGCAGGCGCCGACCTGGTCGGACGCGTCCTGTGGGAGGTCCTGCCGTGGTTCGGACACCCCGCGTACGACGACCACCACCGGGCCGCGCTGCTCTCCCACGACCCGGTGCACTTCCTCGCGCGGCGCGACGCCGACGACTGGCTGTCGGTGTCCCTGTACCCGGGCCGCGACGGAGTGACAGCCACGCTCGCCGCCACGGAGCCGGCCTATACTCCGGGGTCCGTCGTCACGCCGGGCGTGGGGCTCGGCTCCCCGGCCGACCGGGCGTCCGCGCTCTACCGGCCGGTCGCCCTCGCCATCGCGCTGACGGAGGCCGTCACGGCACGCCAGGTCTCGGTGGTGGTCACTGAGGAACTGCTGCCCGCGTTCGGCGGCAGGCAACTGGCCATCTACCTGCTGAACGAGCGGCACCTCTACCTGGCCTGGGAGACCGGCTTCCCGCAGGGCTTCCTGGACCGCTTCGACGGGGTGTCCCTCACTGCCCACCTGCCCGGCGTCGAGACGCTCACCACCGGCCGCCCGATCTTCTTCGAGTCCATGCAGCACCTGGCCGCCGCCTACCCCGGCATCCCCCTGGACGCCGACGTCGGCGCCCGCGCGTTCCTGCCGCTGATCGCGTCCGGGCGGCCCGTCGGCTCCTGCATCCTCGGCTTCGACCACCCGCGCGGCTTCACCCCCGAGGAACGCACGGTCCTCACCGCGCTCGCCGGCCTCATCGCCCAGTCCCTCCAGCGGGCCCAGCGATACGACACGGAATCCGCCCTGGCCCGTGGCCTGCAGAACGCCCTGCTGCCGCACCGGCTGCCCGTACTCGAACACGTCGACACCGCCGGGAGGTATCTCGCCGGCACCCAGGGCATGGATATCGGAGGCGACTGGTACGACGTCGTCGAGACGGAGCGCGGCCTGGCCCTGATCGTCGGGGACGTCCAGGGGCATGGAGTCGCCGCGGCCGCGACCATGGGCCAACTGCGCAGCGCGGTAAGGGCCTTCGCTCTCAGCGGGCACGATCCGCAGGAGGTGGTGAGCGGCACCAACCGGCTGCTCATCGACCTCGACCCCGGCCAGATCGCCAGCTGCTGCTACGTCGTCCTCGACCCCGTCACCGGCCGGACCCAGGCGGTCCGGGCCGGGCACCCGCAGCCCCTGCTCCGCCATCCCGACCACACGACCGAGGTCCTGGACCTGCCAGGCGGCATCGTGCTCGGTGTCGCCCCCCGTGCGTCCTACCCGGTCAGCGACTTCCTCCTGGACCCCGGCGCGATCCTGGCACTGTTCACCGACGGACTGGTCGAGCAGGCAGGGGCCGACATCGATCTGGGCATCGAACGGCTGCGCTCCACGATCGAGCGAGCCGATGTGCCGTCGCTCGCCGACATGGCGGACCTGGTCATCCGGGAGGCGAAGCAGGAGTCAGACCGGCCCGACGACATCGCGCTCCTGCTCGCCGCCCGCTGGGACCCGGCGTAG
- a CDS encoding galactose-binding domain-containing protein: MTPPPKRLLLRRSLSASLSLALAAFGTAAAVVLSSAPPARAAGVPAPSPLAVPGRGATVPFKEQEAEYAATNGTLIGPNRLYGTLPSEASGRQAVTLDAVGEYVEFTLTAPANAMSFRYSLPDSADGTGRDASIDVRVGDGAPKSVPVTSKYGWYYGGYPFNNNPGDTNPHHFYDEARTTFGSTLPIGTKVRLQVASTAASPTFTIDLADFEQVGAPVGRPSGALDVVSDFGADPTGATDSTGRIQAAVDAGRAQGKEVYIPQGTFQVRDHIVVDKVTLRGAGPWYSVLTGRDPSNRSKAVGVYGKYAADGGSTDVTLKDFAIIGDIRERVDNDQVNAIGGAMSNSVVDNIWMQHTKCGAWMDGPMDNFTVKNSRILDQTADGVNFHYGVTNSTVTNTFVRNTGDDGLAMWAENVPNVKNKFTFNTVILPILANNIVTYGGKDITISDNVMSDTITNGGGLHVANRYPGVNSGRGTAVSGITTAARNTLIRTGNNDFNWRFGVGAIWFSGLNEPINATINITDTEILDSSYAAIHLIEGATNGLHFDNVRIDGAGTYALQIQAPGTATFTNVVATHIAQSNPIHNCVGSGFQITRGSGNSGWYADPPVCTGTWPDPVWTNGGVPGGGTDPTDPPTDPPTDPGNLALGRPVTESGHADVYGAANAVDGNANSYWESTNHAFPQTITVDLGAPRAVKRVVLKLPPATAWATRTQTLSVSGSADNSSYSSLKGSAGYVFDPAGGNTATVTLPGTSARYLRLTFTANTGWPAGQLSELEVYTS, translated from the coding sequence GTGACCCCACCACCGAAACGCCTCCTGCTCAGACGCTCTCTGTCCGCCTCCCTCTCCCTGGCCCTCGCCGCGTTCGGCACCGCCGCCGCGGTCGTACTGTCCAGCGCCCCGCCCGCCCGGGCCGCGGGTGTCCCCGCACCCTCCCCCCTCGCGGTCCCCGGCCGCGGTGCGACCGTTCCGTTCAAGGAACAGGAAGCCGAGTACGCGGCCACGAACGGCACGCTGATCGGACCGAACCGGCTGTACGGCACGCTGCCCTCCGAGGCCTCGGGCCGGCAGGCCGTGACGCTGGACGCCGTCGGCGAGTACGTGGAATTCACCCTCACCGCCCCGGCGAACGCGATGTCCTTCCGGTACTCGCTGCCGGACAGCGCCGACGGAACGGGACGGGACGCCTCGATCGACGTGCGCGTGGGTGACGGGGCGCCGAAAAGCGTCCCGGTCACATCGAAGTACGGCTGGTACTACGGCGGTTACCCGTTCAACAACAACCCGGGCGACACCAACCCGCACCACTTCTACGACGAGGCCCGGACCACGTTCGGGTCGACTCTCCCCATCGGCACGAAGGTGCGGCTCCAGGTCGCCTCCACGGCCGCTTCGCCGACGTTCACCATCGACCTGGCCGACTTCGAGCAGGTCGGCGCCCCGGTCGGCAGGCCGTCGGGGGCGCTGGACGTCGTGAGCGACTTCGGCGCCGACCCGACGGGCGCCACCGACTCCACCGGCAGGATCCAGGCGGCCGTCGACGCCGGCCGGGCCCAGGGCAAGGAGGTGTACATCCCACAGGGAACGTTCCAGGTCCGCGATCACATCGTCGTCGACAAGGTGACACTGCGCGGGGCCGGTCCCTGGTACAGCGTGCTGACCGGGCGGGATCCGTCGAACCGCAGCAAGGCGGTCGGGGTCTACGGCAAGTACGCCGCGGACGGCGGCAGCACCGATGTCACCCTCAAGGACTTCGCCATCATCGGCGACATCCGTGAGCGGGTGGACAACGACCAGGTCAACGCCATCGGCGGGGCAATGTCCAATTCGGTTGTCGACAACATCTGGATGCAGCACACCAAGTGCGGCGCCTGGATGGACGGGCCTATGGACAATTTCACCGTCAAGAACAGCCGCATTCTGGACCAGACCGCCGACGGTGTGAATTTCCATTACGGCGTCACGAACTCCACCGTCACCAACACATTCGTCCGCAACACCGGTGACGACGGCCTGGCGATGTGGGCGGAGAACGTACCGAATGTGAAGAACAAGTTCACGTTCAACACCGTGATCCTGCCGATCCTCGCGAACAACATCGTGACGTACGGCGGCAAGGACATCACCATCTCCGACAACGTCATGTCCGACACGATCACCAATGGCGGCGGCCTTCATGTCGCCAATCGCTATCCCGGTGTGAATTCCGGTCGGGGCACGGCGGTCTCCGGCATCACGACAGCCGCCCGGAACACTCTGATCCGTACCGGGAACAACGACTTCAACTGGCGGTTCGGGGTCGGCGCGATCTGGTTCAGCGGACTCAACGAACCCATCAACGCCACGATCAACATCACCGACACCGAGATACTCGACAGTTCGTACGCCGCGATCCATCTGATCGAGGGTGCGACCAACGGGCTGCATTTCGACAACGTCAGGATCGACGGCGCGGGTACCTACGCCCTGCAGATCCAGGCTCCGGGGACGGCGACGTTCACCAATGTCGTCGCCACGCACATCGCCCAGTCGAACCCGATCCACAACTGTGTCGGCAGTGGCTTCCAGATCACCCGAGGCAGCGGAAACTCCGGCTGGTACGCCGACCCGCCGGTCTGCACCGGCACCTGGCCGGACCCGGTGTGGACCAACGGCGGGGTGCCGGGAGGCGGGACCGACCCGACCGACCCGCCCACCGACCCTCCGACCGATCCCGGCAACCTTGCCCTGGGCCGGCCGGTCACCGAATCGGGGCACGCGGACGTCTATGGTGCGGCAAACGCCGTGGACGGCAATGCGAACAGCTACTGGGAGAGCACCAACCACGCCTTCCCGCAGACCATCACCGTGGACCTCGGCGCTCCCCGGGCCGTCAAACGTGTGGTCCTGAAGCTGCCCCCGGCGACGGCATGGGCGACCCGCACGCAGACGCTGAGCGTGTCGGGCAGCGCCGACAACTCCTCGTACAGCTCGCTCAAGGGGTCGGCCGGCTACGTCTTCGACCCGGCCGGCGGCAATACGGCAACGGTCACTCTGCCGGGTACATCGGCCCGCTATCTGCGGCTGACGTTCACCGCGAACACGGGGTGGCCCGCGGGTCAGCTCTCGGAACTGGAGGTGTACACCAGCTGA
- a CDS encoding glycerate kinase produces METARVLVAADKFKGSLTAVQVAERVTAGLRRIVPEVQVETLPVADGGDGTVAAAVAAGFERREARVTGPRGETVTAAYALRDTTAVVEMAEASGLQHLPAGVFAPLTATTYGSGELLAAALDAGARTIVFGVGGSATTDGGAGMLAALGARFLDADGKPVGPGGGGLAELAEADLSGLDPRLADVDLILASDVDNPLTGPKGAPEVYGRQKGASEDDIAILDAALAHYASVLGPDHAKLPGAGAAGGIGYGALVALGARFRPGIEVMLDVLGFAPALARATLVITGEGSLDEQTLHGKAPAGVAAAARAAGLEVVAVCGRLALPPEALGRAGIRRAYALTELEPDPAVCMAQAGPLLERVAEGIARDFLS; encoded by the coding sequence ATGGAGACCGCCCGCGTGCTCGTCGCGGCGGACAAGTTCAAGGGATCGCTCACCGCGGTACAGGTCGCGGAGCGGGTGACAGCCGGGCTGCGGCGCATCGTCCCCGAGGTGCAGGTCGAGACCCTGCCGGTGGCGGACGGCGGCGACGGCACGGTGGCGGCGGCGGTGGCCGCCGGCTTCGAGCGGCGCGAAGCGCGTGTGACCGGGCCGCGCGGGGAGACCGTGACCGCGGCGTACGCGCTGCGCGACACCACCGCGGTGGTGGAGATGGCCGAGGCCTCGGGCCTCCAGCACCTTCCGGCAGGGGTCTTCGCCCCGCTCACGGCCACCACGTACGGCTCCGGTGAGCTGCTTGCCGCGGCGCTGGACGCAGGCGCCCGGACCATTGTGTTCGGGGTCGGCGGCAGTGCGACGACCGACGGCGGCGCGGGCATGCTGGCCGCGCTCGGCGCCCGATTCCTGGACGCGGACGGCAAGCCCGTCGGCCCCGGTGGCGGCGGCCTCGCGGAACTGGCCGAGGCGGATCTGTCCGGCCTCGACCCGCGGCTGGCCGACGTGGACCTGATCCTCGCCAGCGACGTGGACAACCCACTGACCGGTCCGAAGGGCGCCCCGGAGGTCTACGGGCGGCAGAAGGGCGCGAGCGAGGACGACATCGCGATCCTCGACGCGGCGCTCGCCCACTACGCGTCCGTCCTGGGCCCGGACCACGCGAAGCTCCCCGGTGCGGGTGCCGCGGGAGGTATCGGCTACGGGGCGCTGGTAGCGCTCGGCGCCCGGTTCCGCCCCGGCATCGAGGTCATGCTCGACGTACTCGGCTTCGCGCCGGCGCTGGCCCGCGCCACGCTGGTGATCACCGGTGAGGGCTCCCTCGACGAGCAGACCCTGCACGGCAAGGCCCCGGCCGGCGTCGCGGCGGCGGCCCGCGCGGCGGGGCTGGAGGTGGTGGCGGTCTGCGGCCGTCTGGCACTGCCTCCGGAGGCGCTGGGCAGGGCCGGCATCCGGCGCGCGTACGCCCTCACGGAGCTGGAGCCGGACCCGGCCGTGTGCATGGCACAGGCGGGCCCGCTGCTGGAGCGGGTGGCGGAAGGGATCGCCCGCGACTTCCTGTCGTGA
- a CDS encoding NUDIX hydrolase, giving the protein MTTTDYATYIAGLPRVLAAAATVFQDGEGRVLLVEPNYRDGWALPGGTIESDEGETPRRAARRETAEEIGLDLEPGRLLAVDWARSPARPPIAAYLYDGGVLDDVQLKAIRLQEEELLSWKLVERDALDQYLPGSLGHRVRAALEVRDSGTGAVELEDGRPVTP; this is encoded by the coding sequence GTGACCACCACTGACTACGCCACGTACATCGCAGGACTGCCCAGGGTGCTGGCCGCCGCGGCAACCGTCTTCCAGGACGGGGAGGGACGGGTCCTGCTCGTCGAGCCGAACTACCGGGACGGCTGGGCGCTGCCCGGCGGAACGATCGAGTCCGACGAGGGCGAGACCCCGCGCCGGGCCGCGCGCCGTGAGACGGCCGAGGAGATCGGGCTCGATCTCGAGCCGGGACGGCTGCTCGCGGTCGACTGGGCGCGCAGCCCCGCACGGCCACCGATCGCCGCGTATCTGTACGACGGCGGAGTCCTGGACGACGTCCAGCTGAAGGCGATCCGGCTGCAGGAGGAGGAGCTCCTGTCCTGGAAGCTGGTGGAGCGCGACGCGCTCGACCAGTATCTGCCCGGTTCGCTCGGACACCGGGTGCGGGCGGCACTTGAGGTGCGCGACTCCGGAACCGGCGCCGTGGAGCTGGAGGACGGCAGGCCGGTCACCCCCTGA